The following proteins are co-located in the Flavobacterium sp. CECT 9288 genome:
- a CDS encoding helix-hairpin-helix domain-containing protein, with amino-acid sequence MNFKTFESFLKFNKEQRLGIIVLFTIIIFLQICYYCYDFSTTIKQSPQELQWIALQSTLDYEKNVNENIPKQQYAFNPNFISDYKGYKLGMSTQEIDRLLAFRKQNKFVNSPEEFQRVTQISDSLLESISPLFKFPNWVGYKKSTTTYKEYKNQEYQAFAKKEKVSVLDINQADKEALMKVYGIGDAISSRILKQKETLGGFVSMEQMDEIWGLSPEVIEKLNIHFKVGVLPNTKKIDINNASLKELSQFHYFRYALAKEIITYRSMNGNIKNIEDLTKIKGFPVDKAKIIALYLDFK; translated from the coding sequence ATGAACTTCAAAACTTTTGAATCCTTTTTAAAGTTCAATAAAGAACAACGTCTTGGAATTATAGTGTTATTTACCATCATTATTTTTTTACAAATATGCTATTATTGTTATGATTTTAGTACTACTATTAAACAGTCACCACAGGAGTTACAGTGGATTGCGTTGCAGTCAACTTTGGATTATGAGAAGAATGTTAATGAAAATATACCAAAGCAACAATATGCATTTAATCCCAATTTCATTTCAGATTACAAAGGCTATAAATTAGGGATGTCTACACAAGAAATAGACAGGTTACTTGCTTTTAGAAAGCAGAATAAATTTGTAAATTCTCCAGAGGAATTCCAGCGTGTTACACAAATTTCAGATTCATTACTTGAATCTATATCTCCTTTGTTTAAGTTTCCTAATTGGGTTGGGTATAAAAAAAGCACTACTACTTATAAAGAATATAAAAATCAGGAGTATCAGGCTTTCGCCAAAAAAGAAAAGGTTTCAGTATTAGATATCAATCAAGCTGATAAAGAAGCTTTGATGAAGGTCTACGGAATAGGAGATGCTATTTCTTCCCGAATTTTGAAACAAAAAGAAACTCTTGGAGGGTTTGTCTCAATGGAGCAAATGGATGAGATATGGGGGCTGTCTCCAGAAGTTATAGAGAAATTAAATATTCATTTTAAAGTTGGAGTGCTTCCTAATACTAAGAAAATTGACATTAATAATGCGTCTTTAAAAGAGCTTAGCCAGTTTCATTACTTTAGATACGCGCTTGCGAAAGAAATCATCACCTACAGAAGTATGAATGGAAACATAAAAAATATTGAGGATTTAACAAAAATTAAGGGATTTCCTGTTGATAAAGCAAAAATAATTGCCTTATATTTGGACTTTAAATAG
- a CDS encoding APC family permease produces MSIWRVKPVSAFEADMKKSQLKRVLGKWSLTAIGIGAIIGGGIFVLTGTGAYNHAGPALALSFVIAGIACVFAALCYSEFASILPVEGSAYAYAYGTIGEIFAWIIGWGLILEYAMGSMTVAVSWSGYFNKMLKMFGVQLPEWLTADPASYTGEGFSMNLPAFLIVLLVISLLIKGTEKAASANNFIVILKVSAVIFVIIAGAFFIDVDNWTPFIPEVQTIIVDEKPHQAYGINGVISGAAAIFFAYVGFDAVSTQAGEAINPKKDVPFAIIASLLVCTILYILVSLVLTGMISYQDFNPLGKYPEAIKAPVAYAFDIAGQAWAGYIITIAATVGLISVLMVMIMGQSRIFLGMSKDGLIPPVFSKINPLSGTPKTNLMILGGFIATVAAFTPISKLAEMTSFGTLFAFTMVCIAVWMLRVKQPELVRTFKVPALPVIAICGIAINTWLMINLSIQAQLFSLGWLAIGILIYFLYGKRNSKLNNDIQE; encoded by the coding sequence ATGTCAATTTGGAGAGTTAAACCAGTATCAGCTTTTGAAGCTGATATGAAAAAAAGTCAATTAAAAAGAGTTTTAGGAAAGTGGAGTCTTACTGCAATTGGTATTGGAGCAATTATCGGAGGAGGAATATTTGTTCTTACAGGTACTGGAGCCTATAATCATGCTGGTCCAGCACTAGCGCTTTCATTTGTAATTGCAGGTATTGCCTGTGTATTTGCAGCATTATGTTATTCAGAATTTGCTTCTATTTTACCTGTTGAAGGATCTGCTTACGCTTATGCATATGGAACTATTGGAGAAATATTTGCTTGGATAATCGGTTGGGGATTAATATTAGAATACGCAATGGGATCTATGACGGTCGCCGTTTCGTGGTCAGGATATTTTAATAAAATGCTCAAAATGTTTGGAGTTCAACTCCCGGAATGGCTAACTGCAGATCCAGCTAGTTACACTGGTGAAGGTTTTTCTATGAACTTACCTGCTTTTTTAATTGTACTTTTAGTAATTTCATTACTAATTAAAGGAACTGAAAAGGCAGCTAGTGCTAACAACTTTATTGTAATTTTAAAAGTATCTGCAGTAATTTTTGTTATTATTGCTGGAGCATTTTTTATAGATGTAGACAACTGGACACCATTTATCCCTGAAGTACAAACCATTATTGTTGACGAAAAACCGCATCAAGCGTATGGAATTAATGGAGTTATTTCTGGAGCAGCGGCTATTTTCTTTGCTTATGTAGGTTTTGATGCTGTTTCTACTCAAGCAGGTGAAGCAATCAACCCTAAGAAAGATGTGCCATTTGCAATTATTGCATCGTTATTAGTATGTACTATTCTATATATATTGGTTTCTTTAGTTTTAACTGGTATGATTAGCTACCAAGATTTCAATCCACTAGGAAAATATCCTGAAGCGATAAAAGCTCCTGTTGCTTACGCATTTGATATTGCTGGTCAAGCTTGGGCTGGTTACATTATTACCATTGCTGCTACTGTAGGTTTAATATCAGTATTAATGGTAATGATCATGGGACAATCTCGTATATTTTTAGGAATGTCAAAAGATGGATTAATCCCACCTGTATTCTCAAAAATCAATCCATTATCTGGAACTCCTAAAACAAACTTGATGATTTTAGGTGGATTTATTGCCACTGTTGCTGCCTTTACACCTATTAGTAAACTAGCAGAAATGACAAGTTTTGGTACTTTATTTGCCTTTACAATGGTATGTATTGCAGTATGGATGCTTAGAGTTAAACAACCAGAATTAGTTCGTACATTTAAAGTTCCTGCTTTACCAGTAATTGCTATTTGTGGAATTGCAATCAACACTTGGTTGATGATTAATTTAAGTATTCAAGCTCAATTATTCTCACTTGGATGGTTAGCAATTGGAATTCTGATTTATTTCCTTTACGGAAAACGAAATTCGAAATTGAACAATGACATACAAGAATAA
- a CDS encoding PspC family transcriptional regulator, protein MSAILKLKFFFEKHGFHVSSRLADTLGMRASSVRLFFIYLSFVTVGLWFAVYLTLAFWMKLKDLIRAKRTSVFDL, encoded by the coding sequence ATGTCAGCAATTTTAAAGCTAAAATTTTTTTTCGAGAAACACGGGTTTCATGTGTCTTCTAGGTTAGCAGACACTTTAGGAATGCGTGCCAGTAGTGTTCGTCTGTTCTTTATATACTTATCCTTTGTAACAGTAGGGTTGTGGTTTGCAGTATATCTTACGCTAGCATTCTGGATGAAATTAAAAGATCTCATTCGCGCTAAGCGTACTTCTGTTTTTGATCTATAA
- a CDS encoding DUF2851 family protein — translation MKEDFLHYIWKFKKFNVLDLKTQQGESLNIIHSGQYLELSGPDFFNAQIMIEGQKWAGNIEIHIKSSDWYVHHHEKDDAYDSVILHVVWEHDTEIFRKNNTEIPVLELKNFVDSSILSNYQSLVAPKSWIFCEKQINQVDDFVLNNWQERLFFERLERKSKTIFEMLKQTNQDWEAVLFCLLAKNFGLNTNGDTFLTIAQSIPFAIIRKESFEVENLEALLFGTAGLLDTEKEDNYFKDLKFRYFYLLHKYQIEKEIIEPVQFFKHRPDNFPTIRLSQLCNLFHLQQNLFSKISTLKSLQNCYSLFQITSSEYWSTHYQFDKASPKKRKALSKSFIDLIVINTIIPLQFAYFKSLGKEVSEDFINLLKEITPEKNSIIDKFSSFGIKSKNAFDTQTLLQLKNEYCNQSKCLQCSIGTDLLKNK, via the coding sequence ATGAAAGAAGATTTTCTTCATTATATTTGGAAGTTTAAGAAATTCAACGTCCTCGATTTAAAAACGCAACAAGGTGAGTCTTTGAATATTATCCACTCAGGACAATATCTTGAACTTTCTGGACCAGATTTTTTTAACGCTCAGATAATGATTGAGGGTCAAAAATGGGCGGGAAATATTGAAATACATATAAAATCTTCAGATTGGTATGTACATCATCATGAAAAAGATGATGCCTATGACAGTGTTATTTTGCATGTTGTTTGGGAACATGACACCGAAATTTTCAGGAAAAATAACACCGAAATTCCAGTATTGGAGCTAAAAAATTTTGTTGATTCTTCTATTCTTAGCAACTATCAATCTCTGGTTGCTCCTAAATCATGGATTTTTTGTGAGAAGCAAATCAATCAAGTTGATGATTTTGTTCTAAATAATTGGCAAGAACGGTTGTTTTTTGAACGTTTAGAACGTAAATCCAAAACTATTTTTGAAATGTTGAAGCAAACTAATCAAGATTGGGAAGCGGTTTTGTTTTGTCTTCTAGCCAAGAATTTTGGGCTTAACACTAATGGTGATACTTTTTTAACGATAGCACAATCTATTCCATTTGCTATCATAAGAAAAGAAAGTTTTGAAGTTGAAAATCTAGAAGCTTTACTTTTTGGTACCGCTGGATTATTAGATACAGAAAAAGAAGATAATTACTTTAAGGATTTAAAGTTCAGGTATTTTTATTTACTTCATAAATACCAAATTGAAAAAGAAATTATAGAGCCGGTTCAGTTTTTTAAACATCGCCCTGATAATTTTCCTACCATAAGACTGTCTCAATTATGTAATTTGTTTCATTTACAACAAAATTTATTTTCGAAAATTAGTACTCTAAAGTCTCTGCAAAATTGTTATAGTTTATTTCAAATCACTTCTTCAGAATATTGGAGTACACATTACCAGTTTGATAAAGCGAGTCCTAAAAAGAGAAAAGCACTCTCTAAATCGTTTATTGATTTGATTGTAATTAATACTATAATACCTCTGCAGTTTGCCTATTTTAAAAGTTTAGGTAAAGAGGTTTCCGAAGATTTTATTAACCTTCTCAAAGAAATCACACCCGAAAAGAATTCAATTATTGATAAGTTTAGTTCATTTGGGATCAAATCAAAAAATGCTTTTGACACACAAACTCTTTTGCAATTAAAAAATGAGTATTGTAATCAAAGTAAGTGTTTACAATGTAGTATTGGCACTGATTTGCTTAAAAACAAATAA
- a CDS encoding 3'-5' exonuclease yields the protein MTFTAIDFETAIGYHPCSVGIVTVENGIIVDEFVTLIQPPNNYYSPYTIQVHGIHPYDTEYAKTFAEIYPEIHKRLCNRVIVAHNESFDRNVLAKSMANNYLDYSDLNIADRWECTVKIYRSKGLKPTKLSDCCREMNIELNHHEALSDARACAQLYLMK from the coding sequence GTGACTTTTACTGCAATAGATTTTGAAACAGCAATTGGTTATCACCCTTGTTCTGTAGGTATTGTAACTGTTGAAAACGGTATTATTGTTGATGAATTTGTTACCTTGATACAGCCACCTAATAATTATTATTCCCCATACACAATTCAAGTGCATGGAATTCATCCATACGATACAGAGTACGCAAAGACTTTTGCTGAAATATATCCTGAAATTCACAAAAGGCTTTGTAATCGTGTAATTGTAGCACATAACGAGAGTTTTGATCGGAATGTTTTGGCTAAGTCCATGGCGAATAATTACTTGGATTATTCGGATTTAAATATCGCAGATCGATGGGAATGTACGGTCAAAATATACCGAAGCAAAGGATTGAAGCCTACAAAACTAAGTGATTGTTGTCGCGAAATGAATATAGAGCTTAATCACCATGAAGCGCTGTCCGATGCTCGTGCTTGTGCGCAATTGTATTTGATGAAATAA
- a CDS encoding pyridoxal-phosphate dependent enzyme, with protein MHYAENILGTIGNTPLVKLNKVTAEVEALVLAKVETFNPGNSVKDRMAVKMIEDAEADGRLQPGGTIIEGTSGNTGMGLALVAIIKGYKLICVISDKQSKEKMDILRAVGAKVVVCPTDVEPTDPRSYYSVSKRLAEETPNSWYVNQYDNPSNAIAHYEQTGPEIWEQTNGKITHFVVGVGTGGTISGTAKYLKEQNPNIKIWGIDTYGSVFKKYHETGIFDENEIYSYITEGIGEDILPKNVDFSLIDGFTKVTDKDAAVYTRKIALEEGIFVGNSAGAAIKGLLQLKEHFKPEDVVVVLFHDSGSRYVGKMYNDEWMRERGFLEEEVTKAEDVIKDHIDKPLIVVRTEELVSHAIERMRKYKISQIPVIDITGFVGSVDESDLFQSYVADKNVADKPIKEVMGKPFPVVKHGTPIEEVSKLFTKENEAVLVELANGNHHIITKYDIIGSIK; from the coding sequence ATGCATTACGCAGAAAATATATTAGGTACCATTGGTAATACCCCGTTAGTAAAACTAAACAAAGTTACTGCCGAGGTGGAGGCACTCGTTCTAGCAAAAGTAGAAACGTTTAATCCAGGAAATTCTGTAAAGGATAGAATGGCAGTAAAAATGATTGAAGATGCCGAGGCTGATGGTAGATTGCAACCCGGAGGAACCATTATTGAAGGTACATCTGGTAATACAGGAATGGGACTTGCACTAGTAGCAATCATCAAAGGATACAAATTGATTTGTGTTATTTCGGACAAGCAATCAAAAGAAAAAATGGATATTCTACGTGCTGTAGGGGCAAAAGTTGTTGTATGTCCTACTGATGTGGAACCAACTGATCCAAGATCATATTACTCGGTTTCAAAACGACTAGCTGAGGAAACACCTAATTCATGGTACGTAAATCAATACGATAATCCATCTAATGCAATTGCGCATTATGAGCAAACGGGTCCTGAAATTTGGGAACAAACAAATGGTAAAATTACTCATTTTGTAGTTGGTGTAGGTACTGGTGGAACGATATCCGGAACTGCTAAGTATTTAAAAGAACAAAATCCAAACATCAAAATCTGGGGAATTGACACTTATGGTTCAGTATTTAAAAAGTACCATGAAACGGGAATTTTTGATGAAAATGAAATTTATTCCTATATCACCGAAGGTATTGGGGAAGATATTCTTCCTAAAAACGTCGATTTTTCTCTTATTGATGGGTTCACAAAAGTTACAGATAAAGATGCTGCAGTTTACACTCGAAAAATTGCACTTGAGGAAGGGATATTTGTTGGGAACTCGGCAGGTGCTGCTATCAAAGGATTGTTGCAATTGAAAGAGCATTTTAAGCCAGAGGATGTGGTAGTGGTACTTTTTCATGATTCAGGAAGCCGTTACGTAGGGAAAATGTATAATGATGAATGGATGCGTGAACGTGGATTTTTAGAAGAAGAAGTAACTAAAGCAGAGGATGTAATAAAGGATCATATTGATAAGCCACTTATTGTTGTTCGTACCGAAGAGCTAGTTTCTCATGCTATTGAGCGCATGCGTAAATACAAGATTTCTCAAATTCCGGTAATTGATATTACTGGTTTTGTAGGCTCTGTTGACGAAAGTGATTTGTTTCAAAGTTATGTTGCAGATAAAAATGTAGCTGATAAACCAATAAAAGAGGTGATGGGCAAACCTTTTCCCGTAGTGAAGCATGGAACTCCTATTGAAGAGGTTTCTAAATTATTTACTAAAGAAAACGAAGCTGTCTTAGTTGAACTTGCTAATGGTAATCACCATATTATTACCAAGTATGATATTATTGGTTCTATTAAATAG